One stretch of Synergistaceae bacterium DNA includes these proteins:
- the mutS gene encoding DNA mismatch repair protein MutS, with amino-acid sequence MTDIIPPDVKITPWLEQYKSFKKEYPDALLLFRMGDFYELFFDDARKAAATLDIALTARDQAKKIPMAGIPHHALNSYLGKLIKAGYRAAICEQIGEPKAGAIVERKIIRVVTPGTYVPEESSTESGHLAAIYPAKNKIALALLAVDTGRLEAGTLNERDAAAVISAFAPGEILYPSNIKNPPEFLRDYNLLPVSYENFKIETASGRLKNVLGASRLEGFGINESDLCVGPAWAALDYLSSTQFSTLNRVLKISPLLIRDRMSLDSSAQRNLELIPEVCASGGVSLLASLDKCRTPMGRRNLRAWLLRPLMDINAIKNRQDSIKILVDSPFEASRLLDMLAGTRDIERSLSRLALGNSNPLDLAAIRDTLRIIPEIKSIELAEPLKSLQNNIPDLSELQNYLNESLEEDLPRVLGAKDVIKSGFSAELDKWREISSMGEQWLNEYLDKERQATATPKLKAGYTNAFGYYLEAGKAGLTIQPEYFKQTQTLVNAKRYVTPELKNFESRMNASESEISRIESELYNEIINHIISFSEKLQLTGRLLGLLDCAASFAGLARERNYICPVVDNSDVIEIKSGRHPVLEYELRASGFVPNDVKLNSESRVIILTGPNMAGKSTWLRMTALLAIMAQAGLWIPAESARFGLVDRVFTRIGARDDLVRGNSTFMIEMLETANILNNVTDRSLIILDEVGRGTATWDGMSIAWAVLEYLQGASRARVLFATHYHELTCLESRLEGVKNYSMSVKEGAEGILFLHEIIAGPASRSYGIEVARLAGLPDIVLRRAFDLLEIFEREGLEVSPEKIPAPLPQMALKRQIMLFSPESDAIIEELATLDTNNITPIEALKLLHKLSSKSREIHT; translated from the coding sequence CTCGACATCGCCTTAACCGCACGGGATCAAGCGAAAAAAATTCCTATGGCCGGAATACCTCATCACGCGTTAAATTCTTACTTGGGAAAATTAATCAAAGCAGGTTACAGAGCCGCAATTTGTGAGCAGATCGGAGAACCTAAAGCAGGCGCAATCGTCGAACGCAAAATTATTCGAGTCGTAACGCCCGGAACTTATGTCCCCGAAGAGTCAAGCACTGAGTCGGGCCACTTAGCTGCAATTTATCCCGCAAAAAATAAAATCGCCCTCGCCTTACTCGCCGTCGATACAGGAAGACTCGAAGCCGGCACACTCAATGAACGCGACGCAGCAGCAGTTATTTCCGCATTTGCACCTGGTGAAATTCTTTATCCATCGAACATTAAGAATCCTCCTGAATTTTTGCGCGATTATAATTTATTGCCGGTCTCATATGAAAATTTCAAGATAGAGACTGCTTCAGGACGACTCAAAAATGTTTTAGGCGCTTCAAGACTTGAAGGTTTCGGGATAAATGAGTCTGATTTATGCGTCGGGCCTGCATGGGCTGCACTCGATTATTTATCGTCAACTCAATTCAGCACACTTAATCGCGTTCTAAAAATTTCGCCGTTGTTGATTCGCGATAGAATGAGCCTTGACTCCAGCGCACAAAGAAATTTAGAGCTCATACCGGAAGTCTGCGCGTCCGGCGGTGTGTCGTTATTAGCGAGCCTTGACAAATGCCGTACTCCTATGGGACGAAGAAATTTGCGGGCTTGGCTGTTACGGCCGTTAATGGACATCAACGCAATCAAGAATAGGCAGGACTCAATAAAAATTTTAGTTGACTCACCGTTTGAGGCTTCTCGCTTGCTTGACATGTTAGCAGGGACTCGCGATATTGAACGTTCTTTATCTCGTCTTGCGCTTGGAAATTCTAACCCTTTGGACTTGGCCGCGATTCGTGATACATTGCGGATAATTCCGGAAATAAAATCTATTGAGCTTGCCGAACCGTTGAAAAGTTTGCAGAATAACATACCGGATTTAAGTGAGCTGCAAAATTATTTGAATGAGTCACTAGAGGAAGATTTACCCAGAGTCTTGGGCGCAAAGGATGTAATAAAATCGGGATTTAGTGCAGAGCTCGACAAATGGCGCGAAATTTCGTCAATGGGCGAACAATGGTTAAATGAATATCTCGACAAAGAACGTCAAGCAACTGCAACCCCCAAACTTAAAGCAGGCTACACAAATGCATTCGGTTATTATCTTGAGGCAGGTAAGGCAGGACTCACGATTCAGCCCGAATATTTCAAGCAGACTCAGACACTTGTAAATGCAAAACGTTATGTAACGCCGGAGCTGAAAAATTTTGAGTCACGCATGAACGCCAGCGAGTCGGAAATTTCACGAATCGAGTCAGAGCTTTACAACGAAATTATTAATCACATAATATCATTCAGCGAAAAATTACAGCTTACAGGCCGTCTGCTTGGTCTTCTTGATTGTGCTGCGTCGTTTGCCGGTCTTGCGCGTGAAAGAAATTATATTTGTCCCGTTGTTGATAATTCTGACGTTATAGAAATTAAATCTGGCCGTCATCCCGTTTTAGAATATGAGTTGCGAGCTTCGGGCTTTGTTCCTAATGACGTAAAATTAAATAGTGAGTCAAGAGTAATAATTCTTACCGGGCCTAACATGGCGGGAAAATCTACTTGGCTCAGAATGACAGCTTTATTAGCAATTATGGCGCAGGCTGGATTATGGATTCCTGCGGAGAGTGCGAGATTTGGCCTTGTTGATAGAGTCTTTACGCGGATTGGTGCGCGTGATGATTTAGTTCGCGGAAATTCAACGTTCATGATAGAAATGTTAGAGACAGCTAATATCTTGAATAACGTTACTGACAGGAGCTTGATAATTCTCGACGAGGTCGGGCGCGGTACAGCAACATGGGACGGTATGAGCATCGCTTGGGCAGTTCTTGAATATTTGCAGGGGGCTTCACGCGCGAGAGTTTTATTTGCGACTCATTATCACGAGCTTACATGTTTAGAGTCGAGGCTTGAAGGCGTGAAAAATTACAGCATGTCAGTCAAAGAGGGCGCAGAAGGGATTTTATTTTTGCACGAAATTATTGCTGGTCCTGCGTCTCGTTCGTATGGGATTGAGGTTGCAAGACTCGCCGGTCTGCCTGATATTGTGCTGAGACGTGCATTTGATTTACTCGAAATTTTTGAGCGCGAGGGACTCGAAGTATCGCCCGAAAAGATTCCAGCTCCTTTGCCGCAAATGGCCTTAAAGCGTCAAATAATGTTATTTTCCCCTGAGAGCGACGCAATTATTGAAGAACTTGCAACACTTGACACGAATAATATAACGCCTATTGAAGCATTAAAGCTATTGCACAAATTAAGCAGTAAAAGCCGTGAGATTCACACGTAG